A window from Mus caroli chromosome 2, CAROLI_EIJ_v1.1, whole genome shotgun sequence encodes these proteins:
- the Scp2d1 gene encoding SCP2 sterol-binding domain-containing protein 1 has protein sequence MWKRPDPQAKIKAGDRPQTCQSLALGSATESALPQALKLSDFQNFSVFEDISQHIKEVGAQLVKKVNAIFQLDITKDGKTILQWTIDLKNGAGDMYLGSARLPADTVFIIPDSVFTELVVGKINPQKAFLAGKFKVRGKVLLSQKLERIFREWAKI, from the coding sequence ATGTGGAAGAGACCTGATCCTCAAGCCAAGATCAAAGCAGGGGACAGGCCTCAGACTTGCCAGTCTCTGGCTCTGGGATCGGCCACAGAGTCGGCCCTGCCGCAGGCTCTAAAACTGTCAGACTTTCAGAACTTTTCAGTATTTGAGGACATTAGTCAACACATCAAAGAAGTGGGAGCCCAACTGGTAAAGAAAGTGAACGCTATCTTTCAGCTTGACATCACCAAAGATGGGAAGACCATTCTGCAGTGGACCATTGACCTCAAGAATGGTGCCGGGGACATGTACCTGGGATCGGCCCGGCTTCCTGCAGACACCGTCTTCATCATCCCTGACTCTGTCTTTACAGAGTTAGTTGTGGGTAAGATAAACCCACAGAAGGCTTTCCTGGCTGGCAAGTTTAAAGTGAGAGGCAAAGTTCTCCTTAGTCAGAAGCTGGAGAGGATCTTCAGAGAGTGGGCTAAAATTTAA